A genomic stretch from Salvelinus namaycush isolate Seneca chromosome 25, SaNama_1.0, whole genome shotgun sequence includes:
- the extl2 gene encoding exostosin-like 2, translating into MRVLLRGCKGLRRSYLVAPILLLLLVGAALTALLPSIEDRGHVGAMGALRHRATANANAIPGRQTEEEDATAFTIVIQTYNRTDVLLKLLNHYQAVPHLRRVIIVWNNIGERTPQELWDALGPHPIPVVFKEQSVNRMRNRLQPFAEIDTDAVLMLDDDTLVSVPDISFAFSVWKQFPDQIVGFVPRKHVTTVTGVYSYGSFELQDPEMGGGDRYSMVLIGAAFFHHRYLQLFQEQPPEVHALVDDTQNCDDIAVNFAVAAELQRGSGAIKSRPSGIFVKPVDMRNLERDASSGYLGMWHRPEHLLQRSYCLNRLAQIYGAMPLRYSNMMLCQFGFPSYANHKGRG; encoded by the exons ATGAG AGTCCTTCTCCGTGGCTGCAAAGGTCTTCGGCGGTCCTATCTCGTTGCTCCCATACTACTCCTTCTCTTGGTCGGTGCTGCCTTGACTGCCCTCCTGCCTTCCATCGAGGACCGGGGCCATGTCGGTGCCATGGGAGCCCTTCGCCATAGAGCCACCGCCAATGCCAACGCCATTCCCGGGCGCCAAACGGAAGAGGAGGACGCCACCGCATTTACCATAGTCATACAGACGTATAACCGCACCGACGTCCTGCTGAAACTGCTCAACCATTACCAGGCGGTGCCACACCTGCGGCGGGTCATCATCGTGTGGAACAACATTGGGGAGCGGACCCCTCAAGAGCTCTGGGACGCCCTGGGGCCCCATCCCATCCCTGTGGTGTTCAAAGAGCAGAGCGTCAACCGCATGCGCAACCGCCTGCAGCCATTTGCTGAGATCGATACCGacg CTGTGTTGATGCTGGATGATGACACGTTGGTCAGCGTTCCAGATATCAGTTTTGCCTTCTCTGTGTGGAAG CAATTCCCAGATCAGATAGTTGGATTTGTCCCCCGTAAACACGTTACCACGGTGACGGGGGTCTACAGCTACGGCAGCTTTGAACTCCAGGACCCAGAGATGGGAGGAGGTGACAG atactccatggtgctgatcgGCGCCGCCTTCTTCCACCACCGCTACCTGCAGCTCTTCCAGGAGCAGCCGCCCGAGGTGCACGCCCTGGTGGACGACACGCAGAACTGCGACGACATCGCCGTGAACTTTGCCGTGGCAGCGGAGCTACAGCGAGGTTCTGGGGCCATAAAAAGTAGACCCTCTGGTATCTTTGTGAAGCCTGTGGATATGCGCAATCTGGAGAGGGACGCCAGCAGCGGGTACCTAGGCATGTGGCACCGTCCCGAACACCTGCTCCAGCGCTCCTACTGCCTGAACCGGCTGGCACAGATCTACGGCGCAATGCCCCTGAGGTACTCTAACATGATGCTGTGCCAGTTTGGCTTCCCAAGCTATGCCAACCAC
- the zgc:110366 gene encoding uncharacterized oxidoreductase ZK1290.5 isoform X2, whose product MNSIVTTCPKVSLSNGLQIPILGLGTSHDGGYSHDAVLYALRECGVRHIDTAKRYGCEEQLSKAVQESGVPRQDLWLTTKLWPGEYGYTAAKKACRDSCSRLGVEYLDLYLMHWPDAMVPGRSNREVRVETWRALEELYNEGVCRAIGVSNFLVSHLKELKEDCSVVPHVNQVEYHPFQQPEELVEYCRQEGIVFEGYCPLAKGQALSHPTILQLAHKYARTPSQICIRWSVQNGVVTIPKSTKNERILENCQVFGFSLSDEDVDRVRRLHSDMKLIHLNYPLWKGLTS is encoded by the exons ATGAATTCTATTGTAACGACTTGTCCTAAAGTTTCTCTTTCCAATGGCCTGCAAATTCCAATTCTTGGACTGG GAACATCGCATGACGGCGGGTATTCACATGACGCCGTGTTGTACGCACTCCGCGAGTGTGGCGTGCGGCACATCGACACAGCGAAGCGTTACGGCTGTGAGGAGCAGCTGAGTAAAGCCGTGCAGGAGAGCGGAGTACCGCGGCAAGACCTATGGCTTACAACCAAACTGTGGCCCGGAGAATACGGCTATACCGCTGCCAAAAAGGCCTGCCGCGACTCGTGTTCCCGCCTAGGGGTGGAATACCTTG ATTTGTACCTGATGCACTGGCCAGATGCCATGGTCCCAGGAAGGTCCAATAGGGAGGTCAGGGTGGAGACCTGGAGGGCCTTGGAGGAGCTGTATAATGAAG GGGTGTGTCGTGCCATCGGCGTGAGTAACTTCCTCGTCTCCCACCTGAAGGAGCTGAAGGAGGACTGTAGTGTGGTGCCTCACGTCAACCAG GTGGAGTACCACCCGTTCCAGCAGCCAGAGGAGCTGGTGGAGTACTGTCGCCAGGAGGGCATCGTGTTCGAGGGCTATTGTCCCCTGGCCAAGGGTCAAGCTCTCAGCCACCCCACCATCCTCCAGCTGGCACACAAGTATGCCCGCACGCCCTCTCAGATCTGCATCCGGTGGAGCGTACAG AATGGAGTTGTCACCATTCCCAAGTCCACCAAAAACGAGAGGATCCTGGAAAACTGTCAA GTCTTTGGGTTCTCCCTCTCAGATGAGGACGTGGATCGCGTCAGGAGACTCCACAGTGACATGAAGCTCATTCATCTCAACTACCCACTCTGGAAAGGATTAACATcttaa
- the zgc:110366 gene encoding uncharacterized oxidoreductase ZK1290.5 isoform X1, whose protein sequence is MNSIVTTCPKVSLSNGLQIPILGLGTSHDGGYSHDAVLYALRECGVRHIDTAKRYGCEEQLSKAVQESGVPRQDLWLTTKLWPGEYGYTAAKKACRDSCSRLGVEYLDLYLMHWPDAMVPGRSNREVRVETWRALEELYNEGVCRAIGVSNFLVSHLKELKEDCSVVPHVNQVEYHPFQQPEELVEYCRQEGIVFEGYCPLAKGQALSHPTILQLAHKYARTPSQICIRWSVQNGVVTIPKSTKNERILENCQVFGFQLEGKDMAALGSLHDGRHVSWDPTCVE, encoded by the exons ATGAATTCTATTGTAACGACTTGTCCTAAAGTTTCTCTTTCCAATGGCCTGCAAATTCCAATTCTTGGACTGG GAACATCGCATGACGGCGGGTATTCACATGACGCCGTGTTGTACGCACTCCGCGAGTGTGGCGTGCGGCACATCGACACAGCGAAGCGTTACGGCTGTGAGGAGCAGCTGAGTAAAGCCGTGCAGGAGAGCGGAGTACCGCGGCAAGACCTATGGCTTACAACCAAACTGTGGCCCGGAGAATACGGCTATACCGCTGCCAAAAAGGCCTGCCGCGACTCGTGTTCCCGCCTAGGGGTGGAATACCTTG ATTTGTACCTGATGCACTGGCCAGATGCCATGGTCCCAGGAAGGTCCAATAGGGAGGTCAGGGTGGAGACCTGGAGGGCCTTGGAGGAGCTGTATAATGAAG GGGTGTGTCGTGCCATCGGCGTGAGTAACTTCCTCGTCTCCCACCTGAAGGAGCTGAAGGAGGACTGTAGTGTGGTGCCTCACGTCAACCAG GTGGAGTACCACCCGTTCCAGCAGCCAGAGGAGCTGGTGGAGTACTGTCGCCAGGAGGGCATCGTGTTCGAGGGCTATTGTCCCCTGGCCAAGGGTCAAGCTCTCAGCCACCCCACCATCCTCCAGCTGGCACACAAGTATGCCCGCACGCCCTCTCAGATCTGCATCCGGTGGAGCGTACAG AATGGAGTTGTCACCATTCCCAAGTCCACCAAAAACGAGAGGATCCTGGAAAACTGTCAA GTCTTTGGGTTCCAACTGGAGGGGAAAGACATGGCGGCACTGGGCAGTTTGCATGATGGGAGACACGTGAGCTGGGATCCCACATGTGTGGAGTGA
- the LOC120020736 gene encoding gastrula zinc finger protein xFG20-1-like, which translates to MRKHHILIEEGLPLPLPSLRLLVPPLRLVSAALWQVVQQRDIMDYGLVEEFVTTVLEIVPDMMSYRERVQLIMGLRAQLVLELCRSDHLANPETIQPHLNRMNTCIITHSDKEISDPEMEASELTFRKLIQTLLEDPVEKEHFFQNIFPEEFGPKYDSTLQTLVWEFLSRLEKLLPAPTLQQTASWFLPDPSVLEECVQCVSHPQPLKTLLQHHNNTCGHVDTNALSSGDNQILASMSLTSLVIDEAVTDQADPEVQSEPEQECMSPVSSDNEPKMASLLEHMESELLHFNKEVKPAFLEVACRHKKTTAKNNTSFHHLHTDSGLKIQGKAHSSQHEVQDISSLSTSCRLRQPKVLLHRLDITDMKRPLTQVAATPRRERLQIGKVGSQGQRRGQVISRKSERNINEESSDGQPQYSLVPDPSPTSEQPKRSKRVKICSLCRKTFSEAKDLTAHMRSHNEQSPYKCTQCGQDFEHHEDLQKHQQNVCEEAAQPEEDNMSTTSFKEDDMSMTSVEDDWTEISHPHDTLPRNKRGPYVHHTPKAFQPSKARQICHVCHKTLCNVFMLRRHLKSVHGLRPYKCYNCEASFGNNPSLKKHVKECLKTKKRHPCSLCGVTFERSEGNQQQFIAAVKNGTVIPQTSSSTPQNATAFSALPVLIQSSSNYRTCLLCNETFDTAANLRIHLKCQHVVHPYPCINCGESFPSISDLRIHKCSGQNIPDSRKCPGCRNRTSQSTPQHLKISQEVNLRHQTERPLVAAENEMAIPQSCNTDVYYSNDLQQCQPKECEINVQRGQQDWSEAVDPNQHPEEVDPNQHPEEVDPNQHPEEVDPADRSSSLVPMEDGTEIPQSQSTSSENPTTSKAPPTGVILNSRTCLVCYKTFFNRASLLQHRRRHSQGQGPHTCAICSRSFGRAFDLTRHQARKTGCGSMHRNLVVHENAPTVVKPVFSCPRCQEWFTSENKLETHMLCHTGEGFTCRFCGKMFAKQYKLYIHVRSHIDRPHLCDACGKDFRTKYALKVHTRVHTGERPFSCPDCGKRCSSKGNLKAHQQSHTGERPFACPLCKVRCRIKSQLKVHILTHTGERPHKCLACGKTFQLKLLLRKHQLASCS; encoded by the exons CTGGTTCTGGAGTTGTGTCGCTCTGATCACCTAGCCAACCCTGAGACCATTCAGCCACACCTGAACAGGATGAACACCTGTATCATCACTCATAGTGACAAGGAG ATTTCAGATCCTGAGATGGAGGCATCAGAATTAACTTTCCGGAAGCTGATTCAAACTCTGCTGGAAGACCCAGTTGAGAAAGAACACTTCTTTCAG AATATTTTTCCAGAGGAATTTGGCCCCAAGTATGACTCCACACTGCAGACTCTGGTGTGGGAGTTCCTCTCCAGGCTGGAGAAGCTGCTTCCAGCACCAACCCTTCAACAG ACTGCATCTTGGTTCCTACCTGATCCCTCTGTCTTGGAGGAGTGTGTGCAGTGTGTATCCCACCCTCAGCCTTTGAAGACCCTTCTCCAGCACCACAACAACACATGTGGACATGTAGACACCAATG CTCTGTCTTCCGGTGACAATCAGATCCTCGCGTCAATGTCTCTCACTTCCTTAGTGATAGATGAAGCCGTCACTGACCAAGCTGACCCAGAGGTCCAATCGGAACCTGAGCAGGAATGTATGAGTCCTGTCTCATCTGACAATGAGCCAAAGATGGCCTCTTTGTTGGAACACATGGAGAGTGAACTGTTGCATTTTAATAAAGAGGTGAAGCCTGCTTTTTTGGAGGTAGCATGTAGACACAAGAAAACAACAGCGAAAAACAATACATCTTTTCACCACCTTCACACTGACAGTGGGCTGAAAATCCAAGGAAAAGCCCACAGCAGCCAACATGAAGTGCAGGACATTTCTAGTTTATCTACTTCCTGTCGGCTCCGTCAGCCCAAAGTGCTGCTACACAGACTTGACATTACTGATATGAAGAGACCTCTGACACAGGTAGCAGCAACACCGAGGAGAGAGAGGCTTCAGATTGGCAAAGTGGGATCccaaggacagagaagaggacaggTCATATCACGAAAGAGTGAGAGGAATATCAATGAAGAGTCCTCTGATGGTCAACCTCAGTATTCTCTGGTCCCTGACCCATCCCCTACCTCAGAGCAGCCTAAAAGAAGCAAGCGTGTCAAAATATGCTCCTTGTGTAGAAAGACTTTCAGCGAAGCAAAGGATTTGACGGCACACATGAGATCTCACAATGAGCAGAGCCCTTACAAGTGCACCCAGTGTGGACAAGACTTTGAACACCATGAGGACTTACAGAAACATCAGCAGAATGTGTGTGAGGAGGCAGCTCAACCAGAAGAGGACAACATGTCTACGACATCTTTTAAGGAGGATGACATGTCTATGACATCTGTGGAGGATGATTGGACAGAGATATCCCACCCCCATGACACTTTACCTCGGAACAAAAGAGGTCCCTATGTTCATCACACACCAAAAGCTTTCCAGCCTTCCAAAGCCAGACAAATATGCCATGTGTGTCACAAGACTCTTTGTAATGTATTTATGCTGAGAAGGCACCTGAAATCCGTTCATGGTCTGCGCCCCTACAAGTGCTACAACTGTGAGGCAAGTTTTGGGAATAATCCTAGTTTGAAGAAACATGTTAAAGAGTGCTTGAAGACGAAGAAACGCCACCCTTGCTCTCTGTGCGGTGTGACCTTTGAGCGTTCAGAGGGGAACCAACAGCAGTTCATAGCTGCAGTAAAAAATGGTACAGTGATACCCCAGACCTCCAGTTCTACACCACAGAATGCAACAGCCTTCAGTGCTCTGCCTGTTCTGATACAGTCCTCCAGTAATTACAGAACATGTCTTCTGTGTAATGAAACTTTCGATACTGCAGCGAACTTGAGAATACACCTAAAATGTCAACATGTTGTACATCCTTACCCATGCATCAATTGTGGGGAAAGTTTCCCAAGCATATCGGATCTGCGGATACACAAGTGTTCAGGTCAAAACATTCCAGACTCCAGAAAGTGTCCGGGGTGCAGGAATAGGACCTCTCAATCCACACCGCAGCACTTAAAGATAAGTCAGGAAGTGAACCTTAGACACCAGACAGAAAGGCCACTAGTTGCAGCAGAAAACGAGATGGCGATCCCGCAGTCCTGCAACACAGATGTTTACTACTCAAATGACTTGCAGCAATGCCAGCCAAAGGAGTGTGAGATTAACGTTCAGAGAGGACAGCAAGACTGGAGTGAGGCAGTTGATCCAAACCAGCATCCAGAGGAGGTTGATCCAAACCAGCATCCAGAGGAGGTTGATCCAAACCAGCATCCAGAGGAGGTTGATCCAGCGGACAGAAGCAGTTCTCTGGTTCCAATGGAGGATGGGACAGAGATTCCCCAGAGCCAAAGCACGTCATCCGAGAACCCAACAACTTCCAAAGCTCCTCCCACTGGCGTGATTTTAAATTCTAGAACATGTCTGGTGTGCTATAAGACATTCTTTAACAGAGCAAGCTTGCTTCAACATCGGAGACGTCACTCACAGGGTCAGGGACCCCACACATGCGCCATATGTTCAAGGAGCTTTGGTCGAGCTTTCGACTTGACGAGACATCAGGCCAGGAAAACAGGTTGTGGGTCAATGCACCGTAATCTGGTTGTACATGAGAATGCTCCTACAGTAGTGAAACCGGTCTTCTCTTGCCCCCGTTGTCAGGAATGGTTCACGAGCGAAAATAAACTGGAAACACACATGCTATGTCACACAGGGGAAGGGTTCACATGTAGGTTTTGCGGCAAGATGTTTGCTAAACAATATAAATTATACATCCATGTTCGTTCGCATATTGACAGACCTCATCTATGTGATGCATGTGGTAAGGATTTCAGAACTAAGTATGCATTGAAAGTGCACACGCGTGTACACACAGGAgaacgaccattctcttgcccaGATTGTGGCAAAAGATGTTCTTCGAAGGGTAATCTGAAGGCCCATCAACAGAGTCATACAGGAGAACGTCCATTTGCGTGCCCTCTCTGTAAAGTACGCTGTCGCATAAAGTCGCAACTAAAAGTACACATTTTAACTCACACAGGGGAGAGGCCTCATAAGTGTTTGGCTTGTGGGAAGACTTTTCAACTGAAACTTTTGTTGAGAAAACATCAGTTAGCTTCGTGTTCTTAG